A window of Ipomoea triloba cultivar NCNSP0323 chromosome 2, ASM357664v1 contains these coding sequences:
- the LOC116010505 gene encoding uncharacterized protein LOC116010505 isoform X1: MGNRKSSDWSSSIAILGRRVLMEKREAIGGRRNGKRRRQGPQLQRQNRISGRDLLLLLLLIVLSVECQLCLNSLELLLGQLNFEHELLYLGHTSINWVFGTGVSLVNYRLHGDASLARINLLKYFDYIAYPKQPVCILKHVRLISWEIGCQRAVNFAPPPLVLARGTGLAGATLPSHRCKASNQQTGVLLIPATAREGLGSSVLLVLLQPQLHLLLQVLLYHLDQARLPLQMHLELLWVLGIQQIYLDLLLPSRLQPPLVPQCLEQQLLLELLHLLGLPQAHQICLVQV, encoded by the exons ATGGGAAACAGGAAAAGCAGTGACTGGAGCAGCAGCATTGCAATATTGGGGAGAAGGGTCTTGATGGAAAAGCGTGAAGCCATTGGTGGGAGGAGAAATGGGAAGAGGAGGAGGCAAGGTCCCCAATTGCAAAGGCAGAACAGAATCAGTGGACGAGATctcctgctgctgctgctgctgattGTGCTGTCGGTAGAATGCCAATTGTGCCTGAACAGCCTGGAGCTCCTCCTCGGCCAGCTGAATTTTGAGCATGAGCTGCTGTATCTCGGCCACACATCCATAAACTGGGTATTTGGCACGGGCGTTAGCTTGGTCAATTATAGACTTCATGGCGACGCCTCTCTGGCTAGGATCAATTTGCTTaagtattttgattatattgctTACCCCAAACAGCCTGTGTGCATTTTGAAACATGTTAGGTTGATCAGCTGGGAAATAGGGTGCCAAAGGGCAGTCAACTTTGCACCTCCTCCTCTGGTACTTGCAAGAGGCACAGGCCTGGCTGGTGCCACCCTTCCGAGTCATCGTTGCAAAGCATCAAACCAACAAACAG gggtcttaTTAATTCCGGCAACGGCGCGCGAAGGACTTGGAAGCTCGGTTCTTTTGGTTCTTCTGCAACCACAGCTTCATCTACTACTACAGGTTCTACTTTACCATTTGGATCAGGCGCGTTTACCACTTCAAATGCATTTGGAGCTTCTTTGGGTTCTGGGTATTCAACAAATTTATTTGGATCTACTTCTTCCCTCCAGACTACAACCTCCGTTAGTTCCCCAATGTTTGGAGCAACAACTTCTTTTGGAGCTTCTACACCTTTTGGGTCTTCCTCAGGCTCATCAAATTTGTTTGGTACAGGTGTAG
- the LOC116010505 gene encoding uncharacterized protein LOC116010505 isoform X2: protein MGNRKSSDWSSSIAILGRRVLMEKREAIGGRRNGKRRRQGPQLQRQNRISGRDLLLLLLLIVLSVECQLCLNSLELLLGQLNFEHELLYLGHTSINWVFGTGVSLVNYRLHGDASLARINLLKYFDYIAYPKQPVCILKHVRLISWEIGCQRAVNFAPPPLVLARGTGLAGATLPSHRCKASNQQTEDAFAIFKSWPKLSKFVSLKKKNKTKQNKKQRVRGH, encoded by the exons ATGGGAAACAGGAAAAGCAGTGACTGGAGCAGCAGCATTGCAATATTGGGGAGAAGGGTCTTGATGGAAAAGCGTGAAGCCATTGGTGGGAGGAGAAATGGGAAGAGGAGGAGGCAAGGTCCCCAATTGCAAAGGCAGAACAGAATCAGTGGACGAGATctcctgctgctgctgctgctgattGTGCTGTCGGTAGAATGCCAATTGTGCCTGAACAGCCTGGAGCTCCTCCTCGGCCAGCTGAATTTTGAGCATGAGCTGCTGTATCTCGGCCACACATCCATAAACTGGGTATTTGGCACGGGCGTTAGCTTGGTCAATTATAGACTTCATGGCGACGCCTCTCTGGCTAGGATCAATTTGCTTaagtattttgattatattgctTACCCCAAACAGCCTGTGTGCATTTTGAAACATGTTAGGTTGATCAGCTGGGAAATAGGGTGCCAAAGGGCAGTCAACTTTGCACCTCCTCCTCTGGTACTTGCAAGAGGCACAGGCCTGGCTGGTGCCACCCTTCCGAGTCATCGTTGCAAAGCATCAAACCAACAAACAG agGATGCATTTGCAATCTTCAAATCTTGGCCTAAGCTATCAAAATTtgtaagtttaaaaaaaaaaaacaaaacaaaacaaaacaaaaaacaaagagtAAGAGGTCACTAA